From a single Hemibagrus wyckioides isolate EC202008001 linkage group LG27, SWU_Hwy_1.0, whole genome shotgun sequence genomic region:
- the agrp gene encoding agouti-related protein isoform X1, producing the protein MLSVVIFCWLSLSAVRVASGLVRTNRMEVSHPSLRRTDTSFFPDIAVQDSGPAVDAVQLRIDSVEEQLMVDPASYDEFPQDMADAVQLQRRGTRSPGRCIPHQQSCLGHQLPCCDSCDTCYCRFFKAFCYCRSMDHTCKHRRA; encoded by the exons ATGTTGAGTGTCGTGATCTTCTGCTGGTTGAGTCTCAGCGCCGTCCGGGTGGCATCAGGTCTCGTCCGCACTAACCGCATGGAAGTCTCGCATCCGAGCCTGAGGAGGACAGATACCTCGTTTTTCCCTGACATCG CCGTGCAAGATTCAGGTCCCGCAGTGGACGCAGTACAACTTCGAATCGATTCAGTCGAGGAACAGCTGATGGTGGATCCTGCTTCCTACGATGAG TTTCCACAGGACATGGCAGACGCAGTACAGCTCCAGAGGAGAGGCACACGTTCACCAGGCCGCTGTATCCCACACCAACAGTCATGCCTGGGCCACCAGCTGCCCTGCTGCGATTCATGCGATACATGCTACTGCCGCTTTTTCAAAGCCTTCTGTTACTGCCGCAGCATGGACCACACCTGCAAACACAGACGCGCCTAG
- the agrp gene encoding agouti-related protein isoform X2: MLSVVIFCWLSLSAVRVASGLVRTNRMEVSHPSLRRTDTSFFPDIAVQDSGPAVDAVQLRIDSVEEQLMVDPASYDEDMADAVQLQRRGTRSPGRCIPHQQSCLGHQLPCCDSCDTCYCRFFKAFCYCRSMDHTCKHRRA, from the exons ATGTTGAGTGTCGTGATCTTCTGCTGGTTGAGTCTCAGCGCCGTCCGGGTGGCATCAGGTCTCGTCCGCACTAACCGCATGGAAGTCTCGCATCCGAGCCTGAGGAGGACAGATACCTCGTTTTTCCCTGACATCG CCGTGCAAGATTCAGGTCCCGCAGTGGACGCAGTACAACTTCGAATCGATTCAGTCGAGGAACAGCTGATGGTGGATCCTGCTTCCTACGATGAG GACATGGCAGACGCAGTACAGCTCCAGAGGAGAGGCACACGTTCACCAGGCCGCTGTATCCCACACCAACAGTCATGCCTGGGCCACCAGCTGCCCTGCTGCGATTCATGCGATACATGCTACTGCCGCTTTTTCAAAGCCTTCTGTTACTGCCGCAGCATGGACCACACCTGCAAACACAGACGCGCCTAG